The following coding sequences are from one Formosa haliotis window:
- the nirD gene encoding nitrite reductase small subunit NirD, which translates to MDTILTGLQPAFQPDQVSVWFKAAKVSDFPKNGGACVKYKDKQIAVYYFERRNQWYACQNACPHKLEMVLSRGMIGDEKGIPKIACPMHKKTFSLVTGENLNGDLDAISIYPVKVEDNFVYIGFSE; encoded by the coding sequence ATGGATACTATTTTAACAGGATTACAACCAGCTTTTCAACCAGATCAAGTAAGCGTATGGTTTAAAGCGGCAAAAGTAAGCGACTTTCCAAAAAATGGAGGTGCTTGTGTAAAATATAAAGACAAACAAATTGCAGTCTATTATTTTGAAAGAAGAAACCAGTGGTACGCATGTCAAAATGCTTGTCCGCATAAACTAGAAATGGTATTATCTCGTGGAATGATTGGCGATGAAAAGGGAATCCCTAAAATAGCTTGCCCAATGCACAAAAAAACATTTTCGTTAGTTACAGGCGAGAATTTGAATGGCGATTTAGATGCGATTTCAATTTATCCTGTAAAAGTAGAAGACAACTTTGTGTATATCGGATTTTCTGAATAG
- a CDS encoding sensor histidine kinase: MNGSSSSLDTSTFNRLRRLYIFALGAVAFSIIISQIIVRKFLKDQQDDSTIINVAGRQRMLSQKLSKEVLLIANSTDGSQRLTQKNHLKNTLKQWNTAHLALLHGHDSLELSGVNSPKVIDMFGQLQLPFSDIYNASNRIISALENQPNIDVNVLSDDVNRVVTTQPQFLHIMDAIVNQYDDEANEKVNRLRQWELFLMLFTLLLLLLEFIFIFKPTARMVEKIIAKLLHSEQKAIKTAYEADVLREENERSVKELRVLNQAMDKTLLFARVTSEGSILHIGDKFSKLFKQSNFNINLNFSELISAEKNDQLYVEHILNTYNKVGWQGEIKASKSTGELLWLEMYVIPIFSKAEKSEILIIASDITEKKQAQLEVESLTKASYEENMNQQKIISSKIIENQEKEQNRIAKDIHDGIGQMLTGLKYNLESVNLNDLDKAEAKIKQLKSLTGDIIQGVRAATFNLTPPELSDYGIVPALSKLTQELAKLTGKTIEQYNRTNFNQRLDSLVEINIYRITQEAINNAIKYADSTYILVTISHSEHILSITIDDDGKGFDVNRPKNIRTGVGGMGMTFMNERINYINGRLFLNSSKESGTRITLNIPI; encoded by the coding sequence ATGAATGGCAGCAGTAGTTCGTTAGATACGAGTACGTTTAATAGGCTTCGTCGTTTATATATTTTTGCATTAGGAGCTGTTGCTTTTTCTATAATTATAAGTCAGATAATCGTCCGTAAGTTCTTAAAAGATCAGCAGGACGATTCTACCATAATAAATGTTGCCGGCCGGCAACGTATGCTGAGTCAGAAACTAAGTAAGGAGGTACTTTTAATAGCAAACAGTACCGATGGTTCTCAGCGATTAACTCAAAAAAATCATCTTAAAAATACCTTGAAGCAGTGGAATACAGCCCATCTAGCACTGCTTCATGGACACGATAGTTTGGAGCTTTCGGGCGTAAATAGCCCAAAAGTAATCGATATGTTTGGGCAACTTCAATTGCCATTTTCAGATATCTATAACGCTTCAAATCGTATTATTTCTGCTCTAGAGAATCAGCCTAATATTGATGTAAATGTACTCTCCGACGATGTAAATCGCGTGGTTACAACTCAGCCACAATTTTTACACATCATGGATGCCATCGTAAATCAGTACGATGATGAGGCCAATGAAAAAGTAAATCGGTTAAGGCAATGGGAACTGTTTTTAATGTTATTTACATTGTTGCTGTTGTTGTTAGAATTCATTTTCATCTTTAAGCCAACCGCACGAATGGTTGAAAAAATTATTGCAAAACTGTTACATTCTGAACAGAAAGCAATAAAAACCGCTTATGAAGCAGATGTGTTACGTGAAGAAAACGAACGTTCGGTTAAAGAGCTTCGGGTGTTAAACCAGGCTATGGATAAGACCTTGCTGTTTGCTCGTGTAACTTCAGAGGGTTCGATTCTTCATATAGGCGATAAGTTTTCTAAATTATTTAAGCAGTCCAATTTTAATATCAATTTAAATTTTTCCGAATTAATTTCTGCCGAAAAAAACGATCAACTTTATGTAGAGCACATTCTAAATACTTATAATAAAGTGGGGTGGCAAGGCGAAATAAAGGCCTCAAAAAGTACAGGGGAATTGTTGTGGTTAGAAATGTATGTTATTCCTATTTTCTCAAAAGCAGAAAAATCTGAAATTCTAATTATTGCTTCAGATATTACCGAAAAGAAGCAAGCGCAATTAGAAGTAGAATCGCTAACAAAGGCGAGTTACGAGGAAAATATGAATCAGCAGAAAATAATTTCTAGCAAGATTATAGAAAACCAAGAAAAGGAACAAAATCGTATTGCTAAAGATATTCACGATGGCATTGGGCAAATGCTAACCGGATTAAAATATAACTTAGAGAGCGTAAATTTAAACGACCTAGACAAAGCTGAAGCTAAAATAAAGCAATTAAAAAGTTTAACCGGCGATATTATTCAGGGGGTTAGAGCTGCTACTTTTAATTTAACACCTCCAGAATTAAGCGATTATGGTATAGTCCCGGCACTTTCAAAATTAACCCAAGAATTAGCCAAGCTTACCGGTAAAACTATAGAACAATATAACCGTACCAATTTTAATCAACGGTTAGATTCTTTGGTCGAAATTAATATTTATAGAATTACGCAAGAGGCCATAAATAATGCGATTAAATATGCCGATTCTACGTATATTTTAGTTACTATATCGCATAGCGAACACATACTAAGTATTACTATAGACGATGATGGTAAAGGCTTTGATGTTAACCGCCCTAAAAATATTAGAACCGGTGTAGGTGGTATGGGAATGACTTTTATGAACGAGCGTATTAACTACATTAACGGCCGATTGTTTTTAAATTCTTCTAAAGAGTCAGGAACCCGGATTACCTTAAATATCCCAATTTAA
- a CDS encoding DUF4202 domain-containing protein — protein sequence MSAKFEQAIALIDEKNAQDLNREIDNGKSVPKELLYSQRMTACLLDYMPTASEALQIAARAQHICRWEIPRNEYPMTKAGYMNWRNDLKKMHANLAGDILESVGYDSEFVERVQFLISKKSFKKDPDSQTLEDVVCLVFLQYYFEDFATKHDNEKLIDILQKTWNKMSDAAHKNALTIPFSEDTADLIKQALA from the coding sequence GTGAGTGCAAAATTTGAACAAGCCATAGCATTAATAGACGAGAAAAATGCTCAAGATTTAAACCGTGAAATCGATAATGGTAAATCGGTGCCAAAAGAATTATTGTATTCTCAACGCATGACAGCGTGTTTGCTAGACTATATGCCAACAGCATCAGAAGCTTTACAAATTGCTGCAAGAGCACAACATATTTGTCGTTGGGAAATTCCGAGAAACGAATATCCTATGACTAAAGCAGGGTATATGAATTGGCGAAACGATCTTAAAAAGATGCATGCTAATTTGGCTGGAGACATTCTAGAATCTGTTGGTTACGACTCCGAATTTGTTGAACGTGTTCAGTTTTTAATCAGTAAAAAATCATTTAAAAAAGATCCAGATTCTCAAACTCTAGAAGATGTGGTGTGTTTGGTGTTTTTACAATATTATTTTGAGGATTTTGCGACTAAGCACGACAACGAAAAGCTTATAGATATACTTCAAAAAACTTGGAATAAAATGTCTGATGCAGCTCACAAAAATGCACTTACTATACCATTTTCAGAAGATACCGCAGACCTGATTAAACAAGCTTTGGCTTAA
- a CDS encoding rubredoxin yields the protein MQELSRLIIKGGVLSPGELKSICLTAERLGLNAISFGSRQDILFPEKVESDEIETIDNVQIVPLHAEGSENIVSSYVSAGIFSSTSWLTGEKYLYVLEQFRKEPLLKINITDPKQRLVPLFTGHLNFIASEHEDYWYLYVRLPEWERTEMYPALIYSWDMAKIEETIESLLQEEPETVEMIFDLVNDAIDTNNRTIDEPLQVPFYPFPYYEGMNRIGNDKYWLGLYWRNNKYDLAFLKAMCDLCSDCKIGKISITPWKSFIVKDIPNETKLIWEKFLGKYGINVRHSMLELNWHLPVGNDEALKLKKYLVTNFDQNDISTYGLTFAITEYAKKAYYFTSIVIEKNEQPLALSEFKIRDTYNLLYAKNFDPNTREYITHVQDVDQVELPGLLMELSQLYFDQLGTERDEEKLAKSADDTVEVEVYQCQDCLTIYNEAYGDETQGILPHTAFANLPETYECSLCEGPKSNFVMKTYKRHVSQD from the coding sequence ATGCAAGAATTATCTAGATTAATAATTAAGGGTGGCGTTTTATCGCCAGGAGAGTTAAAATCGATTTGTTTAACGGCAGAGCGTTTAGGCTTAAATGCCATTTCTTTTGGGTCTCGACAGGATATTTTATTTCCAGAAAAAGTAGAGTCAGACGAAATTGAAACTATCGATAATGTGCAAATTGTACCCCTTCATGCCGAAGGCTCAGAGAACATTGTATCGTCTTATGTAAGTGCTGGGATTTTCTCGAGTACCTCTTGGTTAACTGGCGAGAAGTACTTGTATGTTCTAGAGCAATTCAGAAAAGAACCACTTTTAAAAATTAATATTACCGATCCTAAACAGCGCTTAGTGCCTTTGTTTACTGGCCATTTAAACTTTATTGCATCAGAGCATGAAGATTATTGGTATTTGTATGTGCGTTTACCAGAATGGGAAAGAACAGAAATGTATCCGGCATTAATATACAGTTGGGATATGGCTAAAATAGAAGAAACTATTGAAAGCTTATTGCAGGAAGAACCTGAAACTGTTGAAATGATTTTCGATTTGGTAAACGATGCCATCGATACGAATAACAGAACTATAGACGAGCCTTTACAAGTCCCATTTTATCCGTTTCCATATTACGAGGGGATGAATAGAATAGGGAACGATAAATATTGGTTAGGCTTATACTGGAGAAATAATAAATACGATTTAGCCTTTTTAAAAGCCATGTGCGATCTATGTTCCGATTGTAAAATTGGTAAAATTTCTATCACGCCTTGGAAGTCTTTTATAGTGAAAGATATTCCTAATGAAACCAAACTTATATGGGAGAAATTTCTCGGGAAATACGGAATCAATGTCCGTCACTCTATGTTAGAACTAAACTGGCATTTACCTGTAGGAAATGATGAAGCATTAAAACTAAAGAAGTATCTAGTAACCAATTTCGATCAGAACGATATTAGTACCTACGGACTAACTTTTGCTATTACAGAATATGCTAAAAAGGCCTATTATTTTACCTCTATAGTTATTGAAAAGAATGAGCAACCTTTAGCTTTATCGGAGTTTAAAATTCGTGACACGTATAACCTGTTATATGCTAAAAATTTCGACCCGAATACGAGAGAATATATTACACATGTACAAGATGTAGACCAAGTAGAATTACCTGGTTTGTTAATGGAATTGAGTCAGTTGTATTTCGATCAATTAGGAACAGAACGCGACGAGGAAAAATTAGCAAAATCTGCCGATGATACGGTTGAAGTTGAAGTGTATCAATGTCAAGATTGCTTAACTATTTATAATGAAGCTTATGGCGACGAAACACAGGGAATACTACCTCATACAGCATTCGCTAACTTGCCAGAAACGTATGAGTGCTCACTTTGCGAAGGACCGAAATCTAATTTTGTAATGAAAACGTATAAACGCCACGTAAGTCAAGATTAA
- a CDS encoding response regulator transcription factor gives MINVVLADDHLLVRDGIKSLLEDQDGVHVIAEASNGKEALKVVEDNKPDVLIVDIRMPEMNGIEVVTELNKIKSPIKTLVLSMHDSEEYVLNAINAGADGYLLKGSSKEEFMKALQMVASGGKYFTGDVSSIIINNMINQGGVQEEEPEKPESTFNLTKREKQILSLVLDGKSNKEIAENLDVSKRTAEVHRFNLMKKLDVKNLIELTKIAAKYRLV, from the coding sequence ATGATAAATGTAGTATTGGCAGACGATCATCTTTTAGTTAGAGATGGTATTAAATCGTTGTTAGAAGATCAAGACGGGGTTCATGTAATTGCCGAAGCGTCTAATGGAAAAGAGGCTTTAAAAGTGGTTGAAGATAATAAGCCCGATGTACTTATTGTAGATATACGTATGCCAGAAATGAATGGTATTGAGGTGGTTACTGAATTGAATAAAATTAAAAGTCCAATTAAAACCTTGGTGTTATCTATGCACGATTCAGAAGAATACGTGTTAAATGCCATTAATGCTGGTGCCGATGGCTACTTATTAAAAGGGTCGAGCAAAGAAGAGTTTATGAAAGCGCTTCAAATGGTGGCATCTGGAGGTAAGTATTTTACCGGAGATGTGTCTTCTATTATTATTAATAATATGATTAACCAAGGCGGTGTACAAGAAGAGGAACCAGAAAAGCCAGAATCGACATTTAATCTTACCAAACGTGAAAAACAAATTTTATCATTAGTGCTTGATGGTAAAAGTAATAAGGAAATTGCTGAAAATTTGGATGTTAGTAAACGTACTGCCGAAGTGCATCGTTTTAATTTAATGAAAAAATTAGACGTTAAAAACCTAATCGAGCTTACAAAAATAGCAGCTAAGTATCGCTTGGTTTAA
- a CDS encoding nitrate reductase, with translation MPQKEIKTTCSYCGVGCGIIVKKDENNKVYVEGDKDHPVNKGMLCSKGMNLHYVANDVSDRLLYPEMRWSKSHPLERVSWDTALDRAAKVFKSIIKKHGPDSVGFYVSGQCLTEEYYIANKLTKGFLGTNNIDTNSRLCMSSAVVGYKKTFGEDSVPISYADIELADCFLITGANPAWCHPILFRRIEKHKEENPNVKILVVDPRKTDSANFADLHLQILPGTDVILYNAIGKRLIDRRMIDKRFIKEHTENFEKYKKQVQDTSLREASRLCGVTVDEIKKAAQIIGQSKAFISMWAMGLNQSAIGTHKNYALLNLSLITGQVGKPGSGPFSLTGQPNAMGGREVGGMANLLAVHKDLFNAEHRQEVADFWKVDKISDKAGYTATEMFDALETGKMKAVWIVCTNPMVSMPNAHRIERALKQAKFVVVQDISNRSDTLEHADLVLPAAAWLEKEGTMTNSERRISYLPKGIEAPGEAKPDVEILCEFAQKMGFEGFNYNSTEEIYQEYTEMTKGSNIDISELNYERLKGEGTFQWPVTEQQKDGTPRLFQDKKFYTPSQKAIFNIPDFVNNISDLPNATYPLILTTGRVRDQWHTMTKTGKVSRLKTHYSTPVLELSPVDAFLNKIKNGDVVEVTSANGVVRVRTKVTDSVKKGVVFLPMHWGKQLQSDLNRANNLTHTIVDPVSKEPDFKFTRVSVSKYKKEKEKIVVVGAGAAAFRFIQNYREHSEADEIVVFSKEINPFYNRVLLPEYVTEELTWEQLLKIKEKELKKLQIELFSETYIVEIDRENKIATDNHGTHHAYDKLILATGSRAFVPNDVQLNLPGRFTLRSKQDADGFKSYLDGTGLKAEDQHVTIVGGGLLGLELAAALKHRNVNTTIIQRASNLMERQLDPISSKLLAKHVQELGIQIYFSNEVSTVFDDEDTKNALNITLKSGKTFKSNAIVYAIGTRPNIEIAKSSGVACGRGIKVNHHLQSSDPNIFAIGEIAEFNNNILGITSAAEEQAAILANFMAGDISSMYKGSVAMNILKFSDLDLCSLGNIVVPENDNSYEEIIFMDMNKRYYKKCIVKDDLLVGAVLMGDKNEFAEFKTLIESKVELSDKRDKLLRGASNDKPVLGKLVCSCSQVGEGNIEDAISKGCTNFTELCNQTGAGLGCGSCKTEVREILNNHKVLA, from the coding sequence ATGCCTCAAAAAGAAATTAAAACAACGTGTTCATACTGTGGTGTAGGCTGTGGTATCATCGTAAAGAAGGACGAAAATAATAAAGTTTATGTGGAAGGCGACAAAGACCATCCGGTAAACAAAGGGATGTTATGCTCTAAAGGTATGAATTTGCATTATGTTGCAAATGATGTTTCCGATAGATTATTATATCCAGAAATGCGATGGAGTAAATCGCATCCTTTAGAACGTGTAAGTTGGGATACAGCTTTAGATCGGGCAGCAAAAGTGTTTAAATCTATCATAAAAAAACACGGTCCAGATAGCGTAGGTTTTTATGTCTCTGGACAGTGTTTAACAGAAGAATATTATATAGCCAATAAACTAACTAAAGGGTTTTTAGGAACCAATAATATAGATACCAATTCTAGATTATGTATGAGTTCGGCTGTAGTGGGTTATAAAAAAACCTTCGGAGAAGATTCTGTTCCTATTTCTTATGCCGATATAGAATTAGCCGATTGTTTTTTAATTACTGGGGCAAACCCAGCTTGGTGTCACCCTATATTATTCAGAAGAATTGAAAAGCATAAGGAAGAAAATCCAAATGTGAAAATCTTGGTTGTCGATCCGCGTAAAACCGATTCAGCCAACTTTGCAGATTTACACCTTCAAATTTTACCTGGTACAGACGTTATTTTGTACAACGCTATTGGAAAACGTTTAATAGATCGTCGAATGATTGATAAACGTTTTATTAAAGAGCATACCGAGAATTTCGAAAAATATAAAAAACAAGTTCAAGATACCTCGTTAAGGGAAGCCTCACGATTATGTGGAGTTACCGTTGACGAAATTAAAAAAGCAGCTCAAATTATTGGGCAATCTAAAGCATTTATAAGTATGTGGGCTATGGGCTTAAACCAGAGCGCCATCGGTACACATAAAAATTATGCCCTATTAAATTTATCCTTAATTACAGGTCAGGTTGGAAAACCAGGTTCAGGACCGTTTTCTTTAACAGGACAGCCAAATGCTATGGGCGGACGTGAAGTAGGTGGTATGGCTAATTTATTAGCGGTTCATAAAGATTTATTTAATGCCGAACACCGCCAAGAAGTTGCAGATTTTTGGAAGGTTGATAAAATTTCGGATAAAGCCGGATATACAGCCACCGAAATGTTCGACGCTTTAGAAACCGGTAAAATGAAAGCCGTATGGATTGTGTGTACAAACCCAATGGTAAGTATGCCAAATGCCCATCGAATAGAAAGAGCGTTAAAACAAGCAAAATTTGTAGTGGTGCAAGATATCTCTAACCGATCAGATACATTAGAGCATGCCGATTTGGTTTTACCTGCAGCCGCTTGGTTAGAAAAGGAAGGGACTATGACCAATTCTGAACGTCGAATTTCCTACCTGCCAAAAGGTATAGAAGCTCCAGGTGAAGCGAAACCTGATGTTGAAATTCTATGCGAGTTTGCTCAGAAAATGGGATTTGAAGGCTTTAATTATAATTCTACCGAAGAGATTTATCAGGAATATACAGAGATGACTAAAGGCTCTAATATTGATATTTCCGAATTAAATTACGAAAGGTTAAAAGGAGAAGGTACATTCCAATGGCCGGTTACAGAACAACAAAAAGACGGAACACCCAGATTGTTTCAAGATAAAAAATTCTATACACCATCGCAAAAGGCGATCTTTAACATACCAGATTTTGTTAATAATATTTCCGATTTACCAAATGCCACCTATCCGTTAATTTTAACTACAGGTCGTGTTCGCGATCAATGGCATACAATGACTAAAACTGGGAAAGTTTCGCGTTTAAAAACGCATTATTCTACGCCCGTTTTAGAGTTAAGTCCGGTAGATGCATTTTTAAATAAAATAAAAAATGGAGATGTCGTAGAAGTTACCAGCGCTAATGGCGTTGTAAGAGTGCGCACCAAAGTTACCGATAGTGTAAAAAAAGGTGTTGTGTTTTTACCAATGCATTGGGGAAAACAATTGCAAAGTGATTTAAACCGAGCGAATAATTTAACGCATACTATTGTAGATCCGGTATCTAAAGAACCAGATTTTAAATTTACACGTGTATCGGTTTCAAAATACAAAAAAGAAAAAGAAAAAATAGTTGTTGTTGGTGCTGGAGCTGCGGCCTTCCGTTTTATTCAAAATTATAGAGAGCATAGTGAGGCCGATGAAATAGTGGTGTTTTCAAAAGAAATCAATCCGTTTTACAATCGCGTGTTGTTGCCAGAATATGTAACCGAAGAATTAACTTGGGAACAGTTATTAAAGATCAAAGAGAAGGAACTTAAAAAACTTCAAATTGAATTATTCTCGGAAACTTATATCGTAGAAATCGATCGCGAAAATAAAATAGCAACCGATAATCACGGAACCCATCATGCCTACGATAAATTGATTTTGGCTACTGGTAGTCGCGCTTTTGTTCCTAACGATGTGCAACTAAATTTACCAGGCCGATTTACTTTACGATCTAAACAAGATGCCGATGGTTTTAAGTCGTATTTAGACGGAACCGGACTAAAAGCAGAAGATCAGCATGTTACTATAGTTGGAGGAGGACTGTTAGGTTTGGAGCTTGCGGCTGCCCTAAAACATAGAAATGTAAATACAACCATTATACAGCGTGCCTCGAATCTAATGGAGCGCCAATTAGATCCTATTTCTAGTAAACTGTTAGCAAAACACGTACAGGAGTTAGGTATTCAAATCTATTTTTCTAACGAGGTAAGTACTGTTTTTGATGACGAAGACACTAAAAATGCTTTAAATATTACTCTTAAAAGTGGAAAAACATTTAAATCGAATGCCATAGTTTATGCCATTGGAACGCGCCCGAATATCGAAATAGCGAAGTCTAGCGGTGTGGCTTGTGGTCGCGGAATAAAAGTGAATCATCACTTACAGTCTTCAGACCCTAATATCTTTGCTATAGGTGAAATTGCAGAATTCAATAATAATATTTTAGGAATTACTTCTGCAGCCGAAGAACAAGCAGCCATTTTGGCAAATTTTATGGCGGGCGATATAAGTAGTATGTACAAGGGCTCTGTTGCTATGAATATTTTAAAATTCAGCGATTTAGACTTATGTAGTTTAGGAAATATTGTGGTTCCTGAAAACGACAATAGCTACGAGGAAATCATTTTTATGGATATGAATAAACGTTACTATAAAAAATGTATCGTGAAAGATGATTTGTTGGTTGGTGCTGTTTTAATGGGCGATAAAAATGAATTTGCAGAATTTAAAACCTTAATAGAAAGTAAAGTCGAGTTGTCTGATAAGCGTGATAAATTACTTCGAGGCGCATCAAACGATAAACCTGTTTTAGGTAAATTGGTGTGTTCTTGTAGTCAAGTTGGCGAGGGGAATATCGAAGATGCTATAAGTAAAGGATGTACCAATTTTACCGAGCTATGTAACCAAACGGGAGCAGGGTTAGGTTGCGGAAGTTGTAAAACAGAAGTGCGAGAGATATTAAATAATCATAAAGTTTTGGCCTGA
- a CDS encoding MFS transporter, whose protein sequence is MSSAKATKLDLLNFKSLPIRTFWITSLAFFLCFFSWFGIVPFMPDVVNDLGLTPSQKWNSIILAVSGTVFARLLIGKLCDKYGPRLCYSWLLVLGAIPVVLLGLVQTPLQFLICRFFIGFIGASFVITQFHTSIMFAPNIVGTANATSAGWGNLGGGANRLGMPLIAAGVVAFGVAESEAWRYSMIIAGIVCFLMGLVYYNFTQDTLEGNYKELKASGDMPQTKKDDVGFMEAVKDYRVWILFFVYAACFGIELTVYGTMDDYLQNTFQLERVTAGNIVLSFALMNIFARTLGGFFGDKFGKLKGLRGRVLFLSAILAVEGIILAAFSSATGIVLGIVCLVLFSLSVQMAEGATFSVVPFVNQKAIGSISGIVGAGGNVGAFLAALLLKSKSAVAEKAALAATEGMSADAIHAAQAAASSSAVSSGFLIISLVVLVVAVSTLAIKFSTVKNDVKEEVEDDAFDTQMATQSI, encoded by the coding sequence ATGAGTTCTGCAAAAGCTACAAAATTAGATCTTTTAAATTTTAAAAGTCTTCCAATTCGAACGTTTTGGATTACCTCACTAGCCTTTTTCTTATGTTTCTTTTCTTGGTTTGGTATTGTGCCATTTATGCCAGATGTTGTAAATGATTTAGGTTTAACGCCATCGCAAAAATGGAATTCCATTATACTTGCGGTTTCGGGTACGGTCTTCGCACGTTTATTAATAGGTAAACTTTGCGATAAATACGGACCGCGTTTATGTTACTCGTGGTTACTTGTTTTAGGTGCTATTCCTGTCGTGTTATTAGGTTTAGTGCAAACGCCATTACAATTTTTAATATGCCGATTCTTTATTGGGTTTATTGGAGCATCGTTTGTAATTACGCAGTTTCATACCTCTATTATGTTTGCGCCAAATATTGTAGGTACAGCGAATGCGACCTCTGCAGGTTGGGGTAACTTAGGAGGTGGAGCCAACCGTTTAGGGATGCCTTTAATTGCTGCCGGTGTGGTTGCTTTTGGAGTAGCAGAATCTGAAGCTTGGAGATACTCTATGATTATTGCAGGTATTGTTTGTTTCTTAATGGGACTTGTATATTATAACTTTACACAAGATACGTTAGAAGGAAATTATAAGGAATTAAAAGCTTCTGGCGATATGCCACAAACCAAAAAGGATGATGTAGGTTTTATGGAAGCTGTTAAAGATTACCGTGTTTGGATCTTATTCTTTGTATATGCAGCTTGTTTTGGAATTGAGTTAACGGTTTACGGAACGATGGATGATTATCTGCAAAACACTTTTCAGTTAGAACGTGTAACAGCCGGAAATATCGTATTGTCTTTCGCCCTAATGAATATTTTTGCAAGAACGCTAGGAGGTTTCTTTGGTGATAAATTTGGAAAACTTAAAGGATTACGCGGACGTGTATTGTTTTTATCAGCCATACTAGCTGTAGAAGGTATTATTCTTGCCGCATTCTCATCGGCTACCGGAATTGTGTTAGGTATTGTATGTTTGGTATTGTTTAGTTTATCTGTGCAAATGGCAGAAGGTGCAACGTTTTCTGTAGTACCTTTTGTAAACCAAAAAGCTATCGGATCTATATCTGGTATTGTAGGTGCAGGAGGAAACGTAGGTGCATTTCTTGCCGCGTTATTATTAAAGTCTAAATCGGCAGTGGCAGAAAAAGCAGCATTAGCAGCCACCGAAGGTATGAGTGCAGATGCTATCCATGCCGCACAAGCCGCCGCATCTTCATCGGCAGTATCGAGTGGGTTTTTAATTATAAGTTTGGTAGTTTTAGTTGTAGCCGTAAGTACTTTGGCTATTAAATTCTCTACTGTGAAAAATGACGTGAAAGAAGAAGTAGAAGACGACGCCTTCGATACGCAAATGGCAACGCAATCTATTTAA
- the moaA gene encoding GTP 3',8-cyclase MoaA, with protein sequence MTNSQHILTDDFGRKHSYLRISLTEKCNLRCTYCMPENGVPLTPRSDLMNADEIFKIASVFVKHGVNKIRLTGGEPLVRKDFSEILKQLATLHVKLSITTNAVIVDRFIDDFKRYGLNDINVSLDSLQADKFQYITRRNQFKEAYNNIILLMEHGFHVKMNIVLIKGFNDDEIIDFINFTKHLPIAIRFIEFMPFDGNNWNKDKLVTQADILQQTVAHFGDDHLIPIKNEANFTARNYRIKGFKGTFGIISSVSNPFCDSCNRIRLTANGNIKNCLFSNTETNLLRAFREGDNIEPLISSLIKKKHAVRAGMTDFETLNNPDFHNNNRSMITIGG encoded by the coding sequence ATGACGAATTCACAACACATATTAACCGACGATTTTGGGCGAAAGCATTCGTATTTACGGATTTCCTTAACCGAAAAATGTAATTTACGATGCACCTATTGTATGCCCGAAAACGGGGTGCCTCTAACACCAAGATCGGATCTTATGAATGCCGATGAGATTTTTAAAATCGCTTCGGTATTTGTAAAACACGGTGTCAATAAAATTCGGTTAACAGGTGGTGAGCCTTTGGTGCGGAAAGATTTTTCAGAGATTTTAAAGCAATTGGCAACGCTACATGTAAAACTATCTATTACCACAAATGCGGTTATTGTAGATCGGTTTATAGACGATTTTAAAAGGTATGGTTTAAACGATATAAATGTAAGTTTAGACAGTTTACAAGCCGATAAGTTTCAATATATCACCCGCAGAAATCAATTTAAAGAAGCCTATAACAACATTATACTTTTAATGGAACATGGGTTTCATGTAAAAATGAATATCGTACTTATCAAAGGGTTTAACGATGACGAAATTATAGATTTTATAAACTTTACAAAGCATTTGCCTATTGCCATTCGGTTTATAGAATTTATGCCTTTTGATGGTAATAATTGGAATAAAGATAAACTTGTTACTCAGGCCGATATATTACAGCAAACCGTGGCACATTTTGGAGATGACCATTTAATTCCGATTAAAAATGAAGCTAATTTTACAGCTAGAAATTATCGGATAAAAGGATTTAAAGGAACCTTTGGCATTATTAGTTCTGTAAGTAATCCGTTTTGCGACAGTTGTAATAGAATTCGGTTAACCGCAAACGGTAATATAAAAAACTGCTTGTTCTCTAACACCGAAACCAATTTATTACGTGCATTCCGTGAAGGTGATAATATAGAACCTTTAATTTCTAGTTTAATTAAAAAGAAACATGCCGTACGCGCTGGTATGACAGACTTTGAAACCCTAAATAATCCTGACTTTCATAATAACAATCGTAGTATGATTACTATTGGAGGTTAA